In one Bradyrhizobium sp. 4 genomic region, the following are encoded:
- a CDS encoding transposase: protein MDDHSDDIRRPLSPRVEVYAGVGRKQWPDDLNAQIVAESLEPGAIVTDIARRHGCRPQQVHDWRRRARLGELVLPASADTLSFVPLISESLLPAATEPSGSLEAAIVTVELPGARVEVRGTPGRLPC, encoded by the coding sequence ATGGACGACCATTCGGACGACATAAGACGACCGCTGTCTCCGCGTGTCGAAGTGTATGCTGGAGTGGGCCGGAAGCAGTGGCCGGATGATTTGAACGCCCAGATTGTCGCGGAAAGCCTTGAGCCAGGCGCGATTGTCACAGATATCGCACGTCGCCATGGCTGCCGGCCCCAGCAGGTGCATGACTGGCGGCGCCGGGCGCGATTAGGTGAACTGGTGCTGCCGGCTTCGGCGGATACACTATCATTCGTGCCTTTAATATCGGAATCATTGCTACCGGCAGCTACGGAGCCCTCTGGATCGTTGGAAGCCGCCATTGTTACGGTTGAGCTCCCGGGTGCACGAGTGGAGGTGCGCGGAACGCCCGGGCGCTTGCCGTGCTGA